Proteins from one Candidatus Acidiferrales bacterium genomic window:
- the ftsZ gene encoding cell division protein FtsZ yields the protein MASQKEAPIRFSFSEEPGNGARLKVVGVGGGGGNAVNRMIRAKLEGVEFVAANTDLQALKMSQAAVKLQLGEKLTKGLGAGANPEVGRKAALEDTDKIIESLEGADMVFITCGLGGGTGTGAAPIFASLASELGALTVAVVTKPFAFEGKRRMLQAEQGLAELVECVDTLIVIPNERLLECVEKGTSFFEAFRIADDVLRQGVQGISDIITIPGIINRDFADIKTIMQGMGYAVMGTAVANGQNRAVEAANKAICSPLLEDNSIQGATGILLNVTGSSSLTLHEVHEASTIIQKAAHENANIIFGAVQDDAMKDSVKITVIATGFKECKVKKTGVNVRPSFLPKPLTLRKESLPASDPQVAAGARGESRPLAAAAAAGARPGSIPTSVNPGSPPNTSAAKPGPMSPADDPALRDDLDVPTFLRKQGQRR from the coding sequence GCGCGCTTGAAGGTGGTGGGTGTCGGCGGTGGCGGGGGAAACGCCGTCAACCGGATGATTCGCGCCAAACTGGAGGGCGTCGAGTTTGTCGCCGCCAACACAGACCTCCAGGCGTTGAAGATGTCGCAGGCAGCGGTGAAACTTCAGCTTGGCGAAAAGCTGACCAAGGGTCTCGGTGCCGGCGCCAATCCGGAAGTTGGCCGCAAGGCCGCGCTCGAAGATACCGACAAGATTATTGAATCGCTTGAGGGCGCCGACATGGTGTTCATCACCTGTGGGCTGGGCGGGGGAACGGGCACCGGGGCGGCGCCCATCTTTGCCAGCCTCGCCAGCGAGCTGGGCGCGCTGACCGTGGCGGTGGTGACCAAACCCTTTGCCTTTGAGGGCAAGCGGCGCATGCTCCAGGCGGAGCAAGGACTGGCCGAGCTGGTGGAATGCGTGGACACGCTCATCGTCATCCCGAATGAGCGGTTGCTCGAATGCGTCGAAAAGGGCACCAGCTTCTTTGAAGCTTTCCGCATCGCCGATGACGTGCTGCGCCAGGGCGTGCAGGGAATCAGCGACATCATCACCATCCCCGGGATCATCAACCGCGATTTTGCGGATATCAAGACCATCATGCAGGGAATGGGCTACGCGGTGATGGGTACGGCAGTGGCCAACGGTCAGAATCGTGCCGTCGAGGCTGCCAACAAGGCGATCTGCTCGCCGCTCCTCGAAGATAATTCCATCCAGGGCGCCACCGGCATACTCTTGAACGTCACTGGCTCGAGCAGCCTCACTCTTCACGAGGTACATGAGGCTTCGACGATCATCCAGAAGGCTGCCCATGAGAATGCCAACATCATCTTCGGGGCAGTGCAGGACGACGCCATGAAGGATTCGGTAAAAATCACTGTCATTGCGACCGGGTTCAAGGAATGTAAAGTCAAGAAGACAGGCGTGAACGTTCGCCCGTCGTTTTTGCCCAAACCGCTCACGCTCCGCAAGGAGTCGTTGCCGGCTAGTGATCCTCAGGTCGCGGCAGGTGCTCGTGGCGAATCGCGACCTTTGGCTGCCGCGGCGGCTGCGGGAGCTCGCCCCGGTTCCATTCCTACTTCGGTCAATCCCGGGTCGCCGCCGAACACCAGCGCAGCCAAGCCCGGTCCTATGTCACCGGCAGACGATCCCGCTCTGCGGGATGACCTGGATGTCCCGACCTTCTTGCGAAAACAAGGACAGCGCCGGTAG
- a CDS encoding type II toxin-antitoxin system HicB family antitoxin, producing MTRRFTVIFEKEDEGGYHVFCPTLPGCHTQSETIEEGIRNIQEAIHLYIESLVEDGLPIPEEDILIKPIEISA from the coding sequence ATGACGCGGCGTTTCACGGTGATCTTTGAGAAGGAAGACGAAGGCGGTTACCACGTCTTTTGTCCCACGCTGCCGGGTTGTCACACCCAGAGCGAAACGATCGAGGAAGGCATCCGAAACATCCAGGAGGCCATTCACCTTTATATCGAAAGCCTGGTGGAAGACGGCCTACCGATCCCTGAGGAAGACATTCTGATCAAGCCCATCGAGATATCCGCGTGA